From a region of the Nitrospira sp. genome:
- a CDS encoding efflux RND transporter periplasmic adaptor subunit, with protein MTIAPERLQTIGVKYGQVVRRPLEKSIRTVGRVAIDERKQAKVTIKFHGWIEELFVSALGDHVKKGQALFTIYSPDLVATQEEYLLAVHSQKQLGGSEFPEVAQGSKDLLEATKRRFQLWDITDDHIQELEKTGKVLKTLPIHSPITGTVIKKDALAGAHVDAGVELYTIADLSHIWILADIYEYELSFIKAGQNAAVTLSYDPGTALTGHVSFIYPTLDPKTRTAKVRFELDNRDDTLKPDMYANVELRVNLGIRLAIPQEAIIESGQKQVVFLHLGDGKLEPRLIKTGVKTGEWSEVLTGLKEGEHIVTSANFLIDSESRLKAVVESMGGMPGMKMKD; from the coding sequence GTGACCATTGCACCGGAACGGCTGCAAACAATCGGGGTGAAGTATGGGCAGGTGGTACGTCGTCCCTTGGAGAAGAGTATCCGCACGGTCGGCAGAGTTGCCATTGACGAGCGCAAGCAGGCCAAAGTCACGATCAAGTTTCACGGGTGGATCGAAGAGCTGTTCGTCAGCGCGCTCGGGGATCACGTGAAGAAAGGTCAGGCGCTCTTCACGATCTATAGTCCCGATCTGGTCGCAACTCAAGAGGAGTATCTCCTCGCGGTGCATAGTCAGAAGCAATTGGGGGGCAGCGAGTTTCCCGAAGTGGCGCAAGGCTCCAAGGATTTGCTCGAAGCGACCAAGCGCCGCTTTCAGCTCTGGGATATCACGGATGATCACATCCAAGAACTCGAAAAGACCGGGAAGGTGCTGAAAACCCTGCCGATCCATTCGCCCATCACCGGAACGGTGATCAAGAAGGACGCCCTCGCCGGTGCGCATGTGGATGCTGGAGTAGAACTCTATACCATTGCGGATCTCTCCCATATCTGGATCTTGGCGGACATTTACGAATACGAGCTGTCGTTCATCAAAGCGGGACAGAATGCTGCCGTCACCCTCTCCTACGACCCTGGCACGGCGCTGACTGGCCACGTGAGCTTCATTTATCCCACCTTGGACCCGAAAACCCGCACGGCAAAGGTGCGGTTCGAACTCGACAACCGTGATGACACGCTCAAGCCGGACATGTATGCCAACGTGGAGTTGCGGGTGAATTTGGGCATTCGTTTGGCGATTCCGCAAGAAGCCATCATCGAATCGGGACAAAAGCAGGTCGTTTTTCTCCATCTGGGCGACGGGAAACTCGAGCCGCGCCTGATCAAAACCGGAGTCAAGACCGGCGAATGGTCTGAAGTGCTGACAGGTCTGAAAGAAGGTGAGCACATTGTCACCTCAGCCAACTTCTTAATTGACAGCGAAAGCCGTCTTAAGGCCGTCGTCGAGAGCATGGGTGGCATGCCCGGCATGAAGATGAAGGATTGA
- a CDS encoding efflux RND transporter permease subunit, with product MIERLIYTMLEQRLIVLLATVVLIVSGIAAFRHLPIDAFPDVTPVQVQVITRAPSLAPSEIERLVTFPLEIELTNLPGKTEMRSISRFGLSVITVVFEDRIDLYFARQLVLERILRAQSGLPQSAEPVLGPVSTGLSEVYMYLVEGSTQSLMELRTLQDWVIRPMLRAVPGLADVDTLGGFAKQYEVLVDPNRLTSFDLTLRQVHAAVAGNNQNAGGSYIEHGGDKLVVHGVGLARSAQDLEQIVVAAHKGTPIYLRDVAQVRQGMAIRLGGTTRDGKGEVLEGIAVMLRGGNSRDIVSTVKDKVELINRVLPADVKMVPFLDRIELVTRALDTVERALLEGVAVVILVLYLFLRNLRGALVVALTLPLAVLATFLIMQQVGLSANLMSLGGLAISLGMIVDAAIVQVENVERHLTEQTKGRALSITDRLPVVLRAVLEVRKPSLFGELIIALTFVPLLTLQGMEGKMFVPLALTVVIALLSSLLLSMTVIPVLAAVLMKPRATEKSGPLLERWRRGYRRLLEQAIHHTGLVVLIAAGVLVGGAALIPFIGREFVPIMDEGTIVVNIMRLPSISLTESLKISGEVERVLLEIPDVRSVISRTGANELGTDPMGMEVSDMYVLLKPKSEWEAKSKPEIEEQVRSRMEQVPGIAFGLSQPIAMRVDELVSGVRSQVAVKLFGEDLETLRAKADEMARVLRDVRGMSDLRVEQVSGLYYLKLDIDRAKIARHGINVAEITEVIEAVGGGLAAGEMFEGQWRFPIRVRFPDDRRADVSTIAALWVTAPDGSRIPLRDLADIRIVDGPAQISREHASRRIVIEANVVGRDLVGAVEEAQAAVDRLVKLPSGYYVVWGGQFENQQQAMARLAIVVPLVIALIFLLLFFTFGNLRQAALILLAIPFAMVGGLLGLLLGGLYLSVPASVGFIALFGVAVLNGVVKIAYINQLRGQGMPLDEAVLTGMVLRLRPVLMTAIVAMMALIPLLLATGPGSEIQRPLATVVIGGLFSSTALTLLVLPVLYRWMEHRMVERQETDSLVGARRSTL from the coding sequence ATGATTGAACGGCTGATTTACACCATGCTCGAACAACGGCTCATCGTGTTGCTCGCCACGGTCGTGCTCATCGTGAGCGGCATAGCGGCGTTCCGCCATCTCCCGATCGATGCCTTTCCCGATGTCACGCCAGTTCAGGTCCAAGTGATCACCCGCGCACCGTCCCTCGCTCCCTCAGAAATCGAACGCCTCGTGACTTTCCCATTGGAGATCGAACTAACGAACCTGCCGGGCAAAACGGAAATGCGGTCTATTTCGCGATTCGGACTTTCTGTGATCACGGTGGTCTTTGAGGATCGGATCGATCTCTATTTCGCAAGACAACTCGTTTTGGAACGGATACTCCGGGCGCAATCCGGGCTCCCACAAAGCGCCGAGCCGGTACTGGGACCGGTCAGTACTGGATTGAGCGAGGTCTACATGTATCTCGTCGAGGGCTCGACACAGAGTCTCATGGAGTTGCGGACTCTGCAAGACTGGGTGATCCGTCCGATGCTGCGCGCGGTCCCAGGCCTCGCGGATGTCGATACCTTGGGGGGCTTTGCAAAACAGTATGAGGTCCTCGTCGATCCCAATCGATTGACGAGCTTTGACCTCACGTTGCGGCAGGTCCATGCGGCCGTCGCAGGCAACAACCAAAATGCCGGGGGCAGTTACATTGAGCACGGCGGAGATAAGTTGGTCGTCCATGGTGTAGGACTGGCCCGCTCCGCACAAGATTTGGAGCAGATCGTGGTCGCCGCGCACAAGGGCACACCGATCTATCTTCGAGACGTCGCGCAGGTTCGACAAGGCATGGCCATCCGTTTGGGGGGCACGACGCGTGACGGGAAGGGCGAGGTGCTGGAAGGGATTGCCGTCATGCTGCGAGGCGGCAACAGTCGGGACATTGTCTCCACAGTGAAAGACAAGGTCGAGCTGATCAATCGGGTCTTGCCGGCCGATGTGAAGATGGTGCCTTTCCTGGATCGCATCGAATTGGTGACACGCGCCCTCGATACGGTCGAACGGGCCTTGCTGGAGGGTGTCGCGGTCGTCATTCTCGTGCTGTATTTGTTTCTCCGAAATCTGCGTGGCGCCCTTGTTGTCGCCCTGACATTACCACTGGCCGTCCTCGCCACATTCCTGATCATGCAACAGGTCGGCCTGTCGGCGAATCTGATGTCTCTGGGCGGGTTGGCCATTTCGCTTGGAATGATTGTCGATGCGGCCATCGTGCAGGTTGAGAATGTCGAGCGGCATTTGACGGAGCAAACCAAGGGCCGTGCCCTCTCGATCACGGACCGATTGCCAGTTGTCTTACGCGCTGTGCTGGAAGTACGGAAACCGAGCCTCTTCGGAGAATTGATCATTGCATTGACCTTTGTTCCCCTCCTGACGCTTCAAGGCATGGAAGGCAAAATGTTCGTTCCGCTGGCCCTCACGGTGGTGATCGCCCTCCTGAGTTCCTTACTGCTCTCGATGACAGTCATCCCCGTGCTGGCTGCGGTGCTGATGAAGCCTCGGGCCACGGAGAAGAGCGGGCCCCTGTTGGAGCGCTGGCGGCGAGGGTATCGCCGGCTGTTAGAGCAGGCCATCCACCACACGGGTCTGGTCGTCCTCATAGCGGCGGGTGTGCTCGTCGGGGGGGCGGCACTGATTCCGTTCATAGGCCGGGAGTTCGTCCCCATCATGGATGAAGGCACGATCGTGGTGAATATCATGCGGCTTCCCAGCATCAGCTTGACCGAATCGCTGAAGATCTCCGGGGAGGTCGAACGAGTCTTGCTTGAGATCCCGGACGTGCGCTCTGTCATTTCCCGTACGGGAGCAAATGAACTGGGCACCGATCCGATGGGGATGGAAGTCAGTGACATGTACGTCTTGCTCAAGCCCAAATCCGAGTGGGAAGCCAAGTCTAAACCAGAGATTGAGGAGCAGGTTCGCAGCCGGATGGAGCAAGTACCCGGCATCGCGTTCGGGTTATCACAGCCGATCGCCATGCGCGTTGATGAATTGGTTTCGGGGGTCCGGTCTCAGGTCGCCGTCAAACTGTTCGGCGAGGATCTTGAGACCTTGCGGGCGAAGGCGGATGAGATGGCGCGGGTGCTGCGGGATGTGCGCGGAATGTCCGATCTTCGGGTTGAACAGGTATCGGGCCTCTATTATCTGAAGCTCGACATCGACCGTGCCAAAATTGCGCGCCATGGAATCAACGTGGCTGAAATCACAGAAGTGATTGAAGCCGTCGGTGGTGGCCTTGCCGCAGGGGAAATGTTCGAAGGGCAATGGCGTTTTCCGATCAGGGTACGATTTCCGGATGATCGGCGCGCCGATGTGTCGACGATTGCCGCACTCTGGGTGACCGCGCCGGACGGCTCCCGCATTCCTCTTCGGGATTTGGCCGATATTCGAATTGTGGACGGCCCGGCACAGATCAGCCGTGAGCACGCGAGCCGCCGAATTGTGATCGAAGCCAATGTCGTCGGTCGCGACCTGGTCGGCGCGGTCGAAGAGGCGCAAGCAGCAGTCGATCGGCTGGTGAAGCTTCCGTCAGGCTATTATGTCGTCTGGGGAGGCCAATTCGAAAACCAACAGCAGGCGATGGCTCGCCTGGCTATCGTCGTGCCTCTCGTTATTGCACTAATCTTTCTGCTGCTCTTTTTTACCTTCGGCAACCTCAGGCAAGCGGCGCTCATTCTCCTGGCGATTCCGTTTGCGATGGTCGGGGGGCTACTGGGACTGTTGCTCGGCGGGCTCTACCTCTCCGTTCCGGCATCAGTCGGATTTATTGCCTTGTTCGGTGTCGCGGTGCTCAATGGGGTCGTGAAAATCGCCTATATCAACCAACTGCGCGGACAAGGCATGCCGCTAGACGAGGCCGTGCTGACCGGTATGGTTTTGCGGTTACGTCCCGTATTGATGACGGCGATTGTCGCGATGATGGCGCTCATTCCGCTGTTGTTGGCGACTGGGCCCGGTTCCGAGATCCAGCGACCGCTCGCCACGGTCGTGATCGGGGGCCTGTTCTCATCGACCGCTTTAACCCTCCTGGTATTGCCGGTGCTCTATCGGTGGATGGAACACCGAATGGTTGAACGACAGGAAACGGACTCTCTAGTCGGTGCCCGACGATCTACTCTGTAG
- a CDS encoding cation transporter has translation MHSHSERRSGQQKNLLIVLMMTGTFMVIEVIGGLFTGSLALLADAGHMLTDVAALGLSAFAMWMAERPSTPEKSYGYHRAEILAAVTNAVVLLLLSVWILYEAYRRVFEPAHVFGIPMLFIGLVGLAVNVASMKLLAHESASSLNVRSAYLEMLSDAISSFGVILGGSIIWMTGWVLIDPLLSAGISLFIVWRTWGLLSQAAHVLMEGVPTHLNAIQVGQAMAGVPGVIGIHDLHIWTITTGLDALSAHVVVSVGEDRDAVLGRLQSLLRDRWKIEHTTLQIMEERSERIQVE, from the coding sequence ATGCATAGCCATTCAGAACGCAGATCCGGACAGCAAAAAAATCTGCTGATCGTCCTAATGATGACTGGAACGTTTATGGTCATTGAGGTGATCGGCGGTTTGTTCACGGGAAGTTTAGCGTTGTTGGCGGATGCAGGCCATATGCTGACGGATGTGGCAGCGCTTGGACTCAGTGCGTTTGCCATGTGGATGGCGGAAAGGCCATCCACGCCGGAGAAAAGCTATGGGTATCACCGTGCTGAGATACTTGCCGCTGTTACTAATGCCGTGGTGCTGTTGTTGCTGTCGGTCTGGATTCTCTACGAGGCGTACCGACGTGTATTCGAGCCGGCCCATGTATTTGGCATTCCGATGTTGTTCATCGGACTTGTCGGCCTCGCTGTAAATGTTGCTAGCATGAAACTGCTTGCTCACGAATCCGCATCAAGTCTGAATGTTCGCAGTGCTTATCTCGAAATGCTCAGTGATGCCATTAGTTCGTTCGGGGTCATACTCGGCGGGAGCATCATCTGGATGACTGGATGGGTGCTCATCGATCCTCTCCTGAGCGCTGGAATCAGTCTCTTTATTGTGTGGCGCACATGGGGACTGCTTTCTCAAGCCGCGCATGTCCTCATGGAAGGGGTGCCGACTCATCTGAACGCTATACAGGTGGGACAAGCCATGGCTGGTGTGCCTGGGGTGATAGGAATTCATGATCTTCACATTTGGACCATTACTACCGGCTTGGACGCCCTTAGCGCTCACGTGGTGGTCTCGGTAGGTGAGGATCGGGATGCAGTGTTGGGCCGTCTTCAATCGTTGCTACGAGACCGGTGGAAAATTGAGCATACCACTCTTCAGATTATGGAGGAACGATCGGAGAGGATTCAGGTGGAATAG
- a CDS encoding sigma-70 family RNA polymerase sigma factor, translating into MTTPKKKQTGLSSNAESVIHRLAENQSLFEAFLRRRVEDDFIVQDLLQQSLVKAIQQQHSLNNEESVVPWFYRILRNTVIDYYRSKASEKARRNDFLEQAKVLADDHVPSLDEVKSTVCRCLDDAISVLRPGYSELIRRIDLAGETVSVVAKDLQITPNNATVRLHRARQALRQSLELSCGVCSTHGCINCTCKES; encoded by the coding sequence ATGACTACGCCAAAGAAGAAACAAACCGGTTTGTCTTCTAATGCCGAGTCAGTCATTCATCGACTAGCAGAGAATCAATCCCTTTTCGAGGCATTCCTGCGCCGTCGGGTGGAGGATGACTTCATCGTCCAGGACCTCCTCCAGCAGAGCTTGGTGAAAGCTATTCAGCAACAGCATTCGTTGAACAACGAAGAAAGCGTAGTGCCGTGGTTTTATCGAATACTTCGCAATACCGTGATCGATTACTATCGTTCAAAAGCATCCGAGAAAGCCAGACGAAACGATTTTCTGGAACAAGCCAAGGTCTTAGCCGACGACCATGTACCGTCGTTGGATGAGGTCAAATCGACGGTGTGTCGCTGCCTGGATGACGCCATATCGGTTCTTCGTCCAGGTTATTCCGAATTGATCCGACGGATTGATTTGGCGGGTGAAACCGTCTCTGTAGTCGCAAAAGATTTGCAGATCACGCCCAACAATGCAACGGTTCGCCTTCATCGCGCCCGTCAGGCTTTACGACAAAGTTTGGAGCTGTCATGCGGCGTATGCAGCACGCATGGTTGTATCAACTGCACGTGCAAAGAATCCTAG
- a CDS encoding efflux RND transporter periplasmic adaptor subunit: MNSRVVMPPSSLLVWIVQFLFVATLLMSCESKQDEVPKPPPPNATASAEPGILELPEGSPTVTKLQTDRVAIRPIRTVLKAQGGKVLANENRLAHLSARVPGHIVAVYANLGDQVKEGNRLLLLDSPAFGEAQLEYRKGKATLTVTEKALDRATALLDRGAIGAGEYQRREADYENARAALLEAEEKLHLLGMTEREIQRLTDKTLPHAEVAQVSLRAPFTGEVIERNATIGEVVDPNKTLFTVADLSTVWVRADFPEQQAGQLKTGLTLEVRVSAYPDAVFRGAINYVGAVIDPATRTVMVRADVSNPEGRLRPEMFAEVAVSTEEQSVLSLPRAAVQQVGSRTVAFVVQGPRRFEAHDVTLGQGSSEYIQVLTGVVVGDEVVTQGSYALKSEYLREQLPSEGGS; this comes from the coding sequence ATGAATAGTCGTGTGGTGATGCCTCCGTCATCGCTTCTTGTATGGATCGTCCAGTTCCTGTTCGTCGCCACCTTGCTTATGTCTTGTGAGTCCAAGCAAGACGAGGTGCCGAAGCCACCTCCACCGAACGCTACGGCATCTGCTGAGCCCGGCATCCTCGAACTGCCGGAAGGGAGCCCGACCGTCACAAAGCTTCAGACGGATCGAGTGGCGATCCGGCCCATTCGGACCGTCCTCAAGGCGCAAGGGGGAAAGGTTTTGGCCAATGAGAATCGATTGGCGCACCTCAGCGCGAGAGTTCCCGGGCATATCGTGGCCGTCTATGCCAACCTGGGAGACCAAGTCAAAGAAGGCAACCGGCTGCTTCTGCTCGATAGTCCTGCCTTTGGAGAAGCACAATTGGAATATCGCAAAGGAAAGGCGACGCTAACGGTCACAGAAAAGGCGCTGGACCGGGCTACCGCGTTGCTGGATCGCGGGGCGATCGGCGCAGGGGAATACCAACGGCGCGAGGCCGACTATGAGAACGCCCGGGCCGCTCTCCTTGAAGCGGAAGAAAAGCTGCATTTACTCGGCATGACGGAACGGGAGATTCAGCGGTTGACCGACAAGACCTTGCCCCATGCGGAGGTCGCGCAAGTCTCCCTTCGCGCCCCCTTTACCGGCGAAGTGATCGAACGGAACGCGACGATCGGCGAAGTGGTTGATCCCAATAAGACCCTGTTCACCGTGGCGGATCTCTCGACTGTCTGGGTGCGCGCGGACTTCCCGGAGCAACAGGCCGGTCAGCTGAAAACCGGACTCACCCTTGAGGTGCGGGTGTCGGCCTATCCGGACGCGGTTTTCCGAGGCGCTATCAACTACGTGGGGGCGGTCATCGATCCGGCTACGCGGACAGTCATGGTGCGAGCGGATGTGTCCAACCCTGAGGGCCGATTACGGCCGGAGATGTTCGCCGAAGTCGCGGTGTCTACAGAGGAGCAATCCGTCTTGAGCCTGCCACGTGCGGCGGTGCAGCAGGTCGGCAGCCGGACCGTCGCCTTTGTGGTGCAGGGACCACGTCGATTCGAAGCCCATGATGTGACCCTTGGCCAGGGATCAAGCGAGTACATTCAGGTTCTCACTGGAGTGGTGGTCGGAGATGAAGTCGTGACCCAAGGCAGTTATGCCCTCAAGTCCGAGTACCTTCGCGAACAGCTCCCATCGGAGGGCGGCTCATGA
- a CDS encoding TolC family protein yields MKHTRIPLSFPRVRAGWLITLTLLLLPWPVGAAEESAEPRLELSSLIRELEAANPEIKAARQRWESAKAVVPQVQTLPDPRLQIGYQRMPMVPPVVEGVMYGVGQDIPFPGKLKLRGEVAQQEAERMEQEYLAARLRLVAALKQAYFDLHFVHKSIDIVGRNKGLLTQFEKTAKTRYSVGQAAQQDVFRAQVEISRVLDRLAVLDQQKESLHAAINRLLNRPPDGPLGTPEDVQSTLLTLPLQELNRRANEFSPALLATAKGIDRSERVVSLAKRQFYPDFDVTALGIRNDKINDNGYQVMVGIKIPLFYETKQKQGVREALASLEGAREDFTATRQDLLFQVKDGFVQAQRAERLITILRDAIIPQATLGLQAAQAGYAVGKVDFLTLLNSLLTLQESQLELHGEMVNHEKALARLEAVTGGAFDGPLSERKP; encoded by the coding sequence ATGAAACACACTCGTATCCCTCTTTCATTCCCTCGAGTGCGGGCCGGGTGGCTGATTACGCTAACGCTCCTGCTTCTCCCCTGGCCGGTCGGCGCGGCCGAGGAATCGGCTGAACCACGCTTGGAGCTTTCCAGCCTTATTCGAGAACTCGAAGCCGCAAATCCCGAGATTAAGGCGGCCCGCCAACGATGGGAATCCGCGAAGGCGGTCGTACCACAAGTTCAGACCTTGCCCGATCCTCGTCTTCAAATTGGCTATCAGCGTATGCCGATGGTGCCTCCCGTAGTTGAAGGGGTGATGTATGGAGTCGGGCAGGACATCCCCTTTCCGGGCAAGCTCAAGCTGAGAGGAGAAGTCGCTCAACAGGAGGCGGAGCGAATGGAACAAGAGTATCTTGCGGCCCGTTTGCGGCTCGTGGCAGCGCTGAAGCAGGCTTATTTCGATCTCCACTTCGTCCATAAGAGCATCGACATCGTGGGGAGAAACAAGGGACTGCTGACGCAATTCGAGAAGACAGCCAAGACTCGATACAGCGTTGGGCAAGCCGCGCAGCAGGACGTGTTTCGCGCCCAGGTCGAAATTTCACGCGTCCTCGATCGGCTGGCCGTCCTCGACCAGCAGAAAGAGAGCCTTCACGCAGCCATCAATCGGCTCTTGAATCGTCCACCAGATGGTCCGTTGGGCACCCCGGAAGACGTACAGAGTACCCTTCTGACACTCCCTCTTCAGGAACTCAACAGGCGGGCAAACGAATTCTCACCTGCGCTGCTCGCGACGGCAAAAGGCATCGATCGTTCTGAGCGGGTTGTCTCCCTTGCGAAGCGACAGTTCTATCCGGATTTCGATGTCACAGCTCTCGGCATCCGCAACGACAAGATCAATGACAACGGCTACCAGGTGATGGTGGGCATCAAGATCCCCTTATTCTATGAAACCAAACAGAAACAAGGGGTCCGAGAAGCGCTAGCCAGCTTAGAGGGAGCGCGTGAGGATTTTACGGCGACTCGTCAGGATCTGTTGTTCCAGGTGAAAGATGGATTTGTGCAGGCCCAGCGGGCCGAGCGGCTGATCACCATCTTACGCGATGCCATCATTCCCCAGGCCACGCTCGGCCTGCAGGCCGCGCAAGCAGGGTACGCGGTGGGGAAAGTAGACTTCCTCACGCTGCTGAATAGCCTCCTGACGTTGCAAGAAAGCCAGCTTGAGCTGCATGGCGAGATGGTAAACCACGAGAAAGCGCTCGCTCGGCTCGAAGCTGTAACGGGTGGGGCATTCGACGGCCCGTTGTCGGAAAGAAAACCGTGA